A genomic window from Serratia liquefaciens includes:
- a CDS encoding YhcH/YjgK/YiaL family protein translates to MIFGHIAHTSPEQYPAPVAKAIAYLQSTDFSALPAGRYQDPATGYVVQVLDLQTHQPSDLRPEVHRENVDVQFLVSGTELIGVAADLGNNSIHQDLLAQRDIIFYQHVADESWLTLRPGNFAVFFPQDVHRPACINQQPGDIRKVVVKIPLALFSA, encoded by the coding sequence ATGATATTCGGCCATATTGCCCATACTTCGCCGGAGCAGTACCCGGCGCCGGTGGCCAAAGCCATCGCCTATCTGCAAAGCACCGATTTCAGCGCCCTGCCCGCCGGCCGGTATCAGGATCCTGCCACCGGCTACGTGGTACAGGTGCTGGATCTGCAGACCCACCAGCCGAGCGATCTGCGGCCCGAGGTGCACCGGGAAAACGTCGACGTGCAATTTCTGGTCAGCGGCACCGAATTGATCGGCGTGGCGGCGGATCTCGGTAATAACTCGATCCACCAGGATTTGCTGGCGCAGCGCGACATTATTTTTTATCAGCACGTCGCTGATGAATCCTGGTTAACCCTGCGTCCGGGAAATTTTGCGGTATTTTTCCCGCAGGATGTGCATCGCCCGGCCTGTATTAACCAACAGCCCGGCGATATTCGCAAAGTGGTGGTGAAAATACCGCTGGCATTATTTAGCGCTTAA
- a CDS encoding sugar ABC transporter ATP-binding protein — translation MTPDNAEQPILTLSHIVKRFGGNVAVNDVSLQVMPGEVLALLGENGAGKSTLIKVLAGVYPRDGGDIQFQGTSIASAAAIKSDSRQPIAFIHQDLGLIEWMTVAENMALVMGFPRRFGLIDWRAIRRRAAQALQDVGIALDPDARVFELSRTEKSLLAIARAVAVNAELLVLDEPTASLPANDVRHLFAVINRLRDKKVGMIYVTHRLDEVIEIADRVCVMRDGRYVAGGNTADYSLRDLVQMIVGEAIAGDQREPLPENQPPVLQLNHVVVGDIGPVSFSLQPGEMLALAGLRGAGQEEIGRLLFGLRHADEGKIRFRDQPYSADSPQHAMACGVSLVAGDRTGESLVMSMSVRENLFINPCASGHKLLSRYSRRAEIGASWWKVQLFDVRPKDVNIDISALSGGNQQKVVMARWMHLGAPLLILEDPTAGVDVGARAEIYHLLNKSLAEGVAVLVISNDFEEIAHICNRALVFNRGKVVGELKNQQVSFANLLELASASSGETLTATLESEVGHV, via the coding sequence ATGACACCAGATAATGCGGAACAACCCATTCTTACCCTCAGCCATATCGTTAAGCGCTTTGGCGGCAACGTCGCGGTGAACGACGTCAGCCTGCAGGTGATGCCGGGCGAAGTCCTGGCCCTGCTGGGCGAAAATGGCGCAGGCAAATCGACGCTGATCAAAGTGCTGGCCGGGGTGTATCCGCGCGACGGCGGCGACATTCAGTTCCAGGGCACCAGCATAGCCTCCGCCGCGGCGATAAAAAGTGACAGTCGCCAGCCTATTGCCTTTATTCATCAGGATCTCGGGCTGATCGAATGGATGACGGTAGCGGAAAACATGGCGCTGGTGATGGGATTCCCGCGCCGCTTCGGCCTGATCGACTGGCGAGCCATCCGCCGCCGCGCCGCTCAGGCGCTGCAGGATGTCGGCATCGCGCTGGATCCCGACGCCAGGGTGTTCGAACTGTCGCGCACCGAGAAATCGCTGTTGGCGATCGCCCGGGCGGTGGCCGTTAACGCCGAACTGCTGGTGTTGGATGAGCCCACCGCCTCGCTGCCCGCCAACGATGTGCGTCATCTGTTTGCCGTCATTAACCGGCTGCGCGACAAAAAGGTCGGCATGATTTACGTCACCCACCGGCTGGATGAAGTGATCGAGATTGCCGACCGGGTATGCGTCATGCGCGACGGCCGCTATGTGGCGGGCGGCAATACCGCCGACTATTCGCTGCGCGATCTGGTGCAGATGATCGTCGGTGAAGCAATAGCGGGCGATCAGCGCGAGCCCCTGCCGGAAAACCAGCCGCCGGTGCTGCAGCTCAACCATGTGGTGGTGGGCGATATCGGCCCGGTCAGCTTTAGCCTGCAACCTGGTGAAATGCTGGCGCTGGCTGGCCTGCGCGGCGCCGGACAGGAGGAGATCGGCCGCTTGCTGTTCGGCCTGCGTCACGCCGATGAAGGCAAAATCCGCTTTCGTGACCAACCCTATAGCGCCGATAGCCCGCAACATGCCATGGCCTGCGGCGTCTCGCTGGTGGCAGGCGACCGCACCGGTGAAAGCCTGGTGATGTCGATGAGCGTGCGTGAAAATCTGTTTATCAACCCCTGTGCCAGTGGCCACAAACTGCTGTCCCGCTACAGCCGCCGGGCTGAAATTGGCGCCAGTTGGTGGAAGGTACAGTTGTTCGACGTACGGCCCAAAGACGTCAATATCGATATCAGCGCCCTGTCCGGTGGCAATCAGCAAAAGGTGGTGATGGCGCGCTGGATGCACCTGGGCGCCCCGCTGCTGATTTTGGAAGATCCCACCGCCGGCGTAGACGTAGGAGCACGGGCGGAAATCTACCATCTGTTGAATAAATCCCTGGCGGAGGGCGTGGCGGTATTGGTGATCTCCAATGACTTTGAAGAGATCGCCCATATCTGCAACCGCGCTCTGGTATTCAACCGGGGAAAAGTGGTCGGCGAGCTGAAAAACCAGCAGGTGTCATTCGCCAATTTATTGGAACTGGCCTCCGCCAGCTCCGGGGAAACCCTCACGGCAACGTTAGAATCTGAGGTAGGCCATGTCTAA
- a CDS encoding IclR family transcriptional regulator, with amino-acid sequence MSLKAVDEKDDKKDKPLGSQSLFRGLQLIEILSNYPNGCPLAHLSELAGMNKSTVHRLLQGLHTSGYVTQAPSPGSYRLTTKFISVGQKALSSLNIIHVAAPHLEQLNLEVGETVNFSSREDDHVILIYKLEPTTGMMRTRAYIGQHMPLYCSAMGKIFMAYGNSDYPDRYWQTHQHEIQTLTRNTITELPKMYEELADIRQRGMAMDREENELGVSCVAAPVFDIQQRVPYAVSVSLPTAKLQQIGVKALIKPVLATAQRISQELGFVLPA; translated from the coding sequence ATGAGCCTGAAAGCTGTCGACGAAAAAGATGACAAGAAAGATAAACCCCTGGGCAGCCAAAGCCTGTTCCGCGGTTTGCAACTGATTGAGATCCTGAGCAACTACCCTAACGGTTGCCCGCTGGCCCATCTGTCTGAACTGGCCGGCATGAACAAAAGCACCGTCCATCGCCTGCTGCAGGGTTTGCATACCAGCGGTTACGTGACTCAGGCGCCGTCGCCCGGCAGCTATCGCCTGACCACCAAGTTCATTTCTGTCGGGCAGAAAGCGCTTTCCTCGTTGAATATCATTCACGTTGCCGCACCGCATCTGGAGCAGCTCAATCTTGAGGTCGGGGAGACGGTGAATTTCTCCAGCCGCGAAGACGACCACGTCATTTTGATCTACAAGCTGGAACCCACGACCGGCATGATGCGCACCCGTGCCTATATCGGCCAGCATATGCCACTGTACTGCTCGGCGATGGGCAAGATTTTTATGGCCTATGGCAACAGCGATTACCCCGATCGCTACTGGCAGACACATCAGCATGAAATCCAGACGCTGACGCGCAATACCATTACCGAATTGCCCAAGATGTATGAGGAACTGGCCGATATTCGCCAGCGCGGCATGGCAATGGATCGTGAAGAGAATGAGCTGGGGGTGTCCTGCGTAGCGGCGCCGGTATTTGATATTCAGCAGCGGGTACCCTACGCGGTATCGGTATCGTTGCCGACCGCCAAACTGCAACAAATCGGCGTCAAAGCGCTGATTAAGCCGGTGCTGGCGACCGCGCAGCGCATTTCTCAGGAGCTGGGTTTTGTTCTTCCCGCCTGA
- the yiaK gene encoding 3-dehydro-L-gulonate 2-dehydrogenase, with translation MRVSYNDLKQEFKRVLLSRGVAEATADDCAGMFADTSANGVYSHGVNRFPRFIQQLDAGDIVPAAEPSKLLSLGAIEQWDAHQGIGNLTARRMMDRAMQLADNHGIGLVALRNANHWMRGGGFGWQAAEKGYIGICWTNSIAVMPPWGAKECRIGTNPLIVAVPGNPITMVDMSMSMFSYGALELNRLAGKTLPVDGGFDNDGQLTRDPATIEENRRILPMGYWKGSALSIVLDMIATLLSGGSSVAEVTEDNREEYGVSQVFIAIEIERLIDGATRDAKLQRIMDYITNAERDNPEIAIRLPGHKFPRIHAENMRDGIPVDERVWARIQAL, from the coding sequence ATGAGAGTGAGTTACAACGATCTGAAACAGGAATTCAAACGCGTGCTGCTGTCGCGGGGCGTGGCAGAAGCCACCGCCGATGACTGTGCGGGCATGTTCGCCGACACCTCCGCCAACGGCGTTTACTCCCACGGCGTTAACCGTTTCCCACGCTTTATTCAGCAGTTGGACGCCGGCGATATCGTGCCGGCCGCCGAACCCAGCAAGCTGTTGTCGCTCGGCGCCATTGAACAATGGGACGCGCATCAGGGTATCGGCAATCTCACGGCGCGGCGGATGATGGATCGCGCCATGCAGTTGGCTGATAACCACGGTATAGGGCTGGTGGCCCTGCGCAATGCCAACCACTGGATGCGCGGCGGTGGTTTCGGTTGGCAGGCGGCGGAGAAAGGCTATATCGGCATCTGCTGGACCAACTCGATCGCCGTTATGCCCCCCTGGGGCGCCAAGGAGTGCCGGATCGGCACCAACCCGCTGATCGTCGCGGTGCCGGGCAACCCCATCACCATGGTGGATATGTCGATGTCGATGTTCTCCTATGGCGCTTTGGAGCTGAATCGGCTGGCGGGTAAAACCTTGCCGGTGGACGGCGGTTTCGACAACGACGGCCAATTGACGCGCGATCCGGCCACCATTGAAGAAAACCGTCGCATTTTGCCGATGGGTTACTGGAAAGGATCCGCGCTGTCGATCGTGCTGGATATGATCGCCACCCTGTTGTCCGGCGGATCCTCAGTAGCGGAAGTGACCGAAGACAACCGCGAAGAATATGGCGTGTCGCAGGTCTTCATCGCCATTGAGATCGAACGCTTGATCGACGGTGCCACCCGCGATGCCAAACTGCAGCGCATCATGGACTACATCACCAACGCAGAACGCGATAACCCGGAGATAGCCATTCGCCTGCCGGGCCATAAATTCCCACGAATCCACGCTGAAAACATGCGTGACGGCATTCCCGTCGATGAGCGCGTCTGGGCGCGCATTCAGGCGCTTTAA
- a CDS encoding SMP-30/gluconolactonase/LRE family protein, which produces MNQLMAGPPLERLCSPAIWAEGPVWLPQQDAVVFSDVKGNRMFRWSRQGELNLWRSPSHYANGNARDAEGRVISCEHGRRGISRTENSGEVQMLVDRVDGKRFNSPNDLVVRSDGTLWFTDPPYGITGDEEGYKSESQVIGCFLYCFDPRDGSLNIAASDLQRPNGLAFSPDESLLYVADMSIVDFPTLGRRELRVYQVDGRELNAGRRFATVAPGFPDGFCVDEFGNIFCSCADGVLIFDSQGKRLGKIEVPERVSNCTFGGPDGNELYITATTSLYRKILNTPR; this is translated from the coding sequence ATGAACCAACTGATGGCAGGTCCGCCGCTCGAACGTCTGTGTTCACCGGCCATTTGGGCCGAGGGGCCGGTGTGGTTGCCCCAGCAGGACGCGGTGGTGTTCAGCGATGTAAAAGGCAACCGCATGTTCCGCTGGTCACGGCAGGGGGAGCTGAACCTGTGGCGATCGCCGTCGCACTATGCCAACGGCAACGCGCGTGATGCCGAAGGGCGGGTGATCAGCTGCGAGCACGGACGGCGCGGTATCAGCCGAACCGAAAACAGCGGTGAGGTGCAGATGCTGGTCGATCGCGTTGACGGCAAGCGTTTTAACTCCCCCAATGACCTGGTGGTTCGTTCCGACGGCACCCTTTGGTTTACCGATCCGCCCTACGGCATTACCGGTGACGAGGAAGGGTACAAGTCGGAAAGCCAGGTCATCGGCTGCTTCCTTTACTGCTTTGATCCGCGTGACGGCTCGCTGAACATCGCGGCCAGTGACCTGCAACGCCCTAACGGCCTGGCGTTCTCGCCGGATGAGTCTCTGTTGTATGTCGCGGATATGTCGATCGTCGATTTCCCAACCCTGGGCCGCAGAGAACTGCGGGTGTATCAGGTCGACGGCCGTGAACTGAACGCCGGACGCCGTTTCGCCACCGTGGCACCCGGCTTCCCGGACGGCTTTTGTGTCGATGAATTCGGTAACATTTTTTGCAGCTGTGCCGACGGCGTATTGATCTTCGACAGCCAGGGAAAACGGCTCGGTAAGATCGAAGTGCCGGAGCGGGTTTCCAACTGCACGTTTGGCGGACCAGACGGCAATGAGTTGTACATCACCGCCACCACTTCGCTGTACCGCAAGATACTGAATACGCCAAGGTAA
- a CDS encoding FGGY-family carbohydrate kinase encodes MEYWLGLDCGGTFIKAGLYDRQGTERDIARRNLEIIAAQPGWAERDMAALWRTAAEVIREVLARNNIAAGDIQAIGISAQGKGAFLLDKQGLPLGNAMLSSDQRALTLVQEWQKQGVPQALYQQTRQTLWTGHPVSLLRWVRQHQPERYRQIGSVLMAHDYLRHCLTGELACEETNISESNLYQMADGRYDPALAQLLGIGDIMPALPPIVGSAEIAGRVNAAAAAATGLLPGTPVVGGLFDVVSTALCAGLQDESRLNAVMGTWSVTSGITDSIADGFDHPFVYGRHAEAGKYIVHEASPTSAANLEWFCRQWGLQDYAQLNDWVAALPKADSSLLFAPFLYGSNAGLGLSASFHGLQAFHQREHLVQAIYEGVVFCHMTHLNRMRQRFPAATALRVTGGPAKSAPWMQMFADVSGLPVELPQVEETGCLGAAMAAMVGSGAFSDFTAAQRELAPRIERVLPDASASAAYGKKYQRYQALVAALQTLQSAQ; translated from the coding sequence ATGGAATATTGGCTGGGGTTGGACTGCGGCGGCACCTTTATCAAGGCCGGGTTGTATGACCGTCAGGGCACCGAGCGGGATATTGCCCGCCGTAATCTGGAGATTATCGCAGCGCAGCCCGGCTGGGCGGAACGAGATATGGCCGCGCTGTGGCGCACTGCCGCCGAAGTGATCCGGGAAGTGCTGGCTCGCAATAACATCGCCGCCGGCGATATTCAGGCAATAGGCATCTCGGCGCAGGGCAAGGGCGCGTTTTTATTGGACAAACAAGGCCTGCCGCTGGGCAACGCCATGCTGTCTTCCGATCAGCGCGCATTGACACTGGTGCAGGAGTGGCAAAAACAGGGCGTGCCGCAGGCGCTCTACCAGCAGACCCGACAAACGCTGTGGACCGGCCACCCGGTGTCGCTGCTGCGCTGGGTCAGGCAACACCAGCCGGAGCGCTATCGCCAAATTGGCAGCGTGTTGATGGCGCACGATTATCTGCGTCACTGCCTCACCGGCGAGCTGGCCTGCGAAGAAACCAATATCTCCGAATCCAACCTTTATCAGATGGCCGACGGCCGCTATGACCCGGCACTGGCGCAGTTGCTGGGTATTGGCGACATCATGCCCGCGCTGCCACCGATCGTCGGCTCCGCTGAAATCGCCGGCCGCGTCAACGCTGCCGCGGCCGCGGCGACCGGGCTGCTGCCGGGAACGCCGGTGGTTGGCGGGCTGTTCGACGTGGTATCCACCGCGCTGTGCGCCGGGCTGCAGGACGAAAGCCGACTCAATGCGGTGATGGGCACCTGGTCGGTCACCAGCGGCATCACCGACAGCATTGCCGACGGGTTCGATCACCCCTTTGTGTATGGCCGCCACGCGGAGGCCGGCAAATACATCGTGCACGAAGCCAGCCCCACTTCCGCCGCCAACCTGGAGTGGTTCTGCCGGCAATGGGGCCTGCAAGACTATGCCCAACTTAATGACTGGGTAGCGGCGTTGCCAAAGGCCGACAGCAGCCTGCTGTTCGCACCCTTCCTGTATGGCTCCAACGCCGGACTCGGCCTGAGCGCCAGCTTCCACGGCCTACAGGCCTTCCACCAGCGTGAACACCTGGTGCAGGCGATTTACGAGGGCGTGGTGTTCTGCCATATGACCCATCTCAACCGCATGCGGCAACGTTTTCCTGCGGCCACCGCGCTGCGCGTCACCGGTGGCCCAGCCAAGTCCGCCCCCTGGATGCAGATGTTCGCCGACGTCAGCGGTCTGCCGGTCGAACTGCCGCAGGTGGAAGAAACCGGCTGCCTGGGCGCCGCGATGGCGGCCATGGTCGGCAGCGGCGCATTCAGCGACTTCACCGCCGCCCAGCGCGAGCTGGCACCCCGAATTGAACGGGTGCTGCCGGATGCCTCGGCAAGCGCGGCCTACGGCAAAAAATATCAACGCTATCAGGCGCTGGTTGCGGCACTGCAAACGCTGCAATCCGCGCAGTAA
- a CDS encoding ABC transporter permease, translated as MSKTSVKSTALEQRVSLSQDGAGPWLMQVLTRYGLLLLCVALVVLFSLIAPSFASMLTLQAILSSKAKIALLALAATIPMIVGKIDLNVGFGIVLWHILAITLQVEYGFSWQMAVLAVLALSALYGLLNGILVALADIDSFVATLGSGTVLYAIALWHSGGRQIVGDLPDAFIALHHTEIGGIPIVAFYVLIVAVVLWLITEHTPLGRCMYAVGGNPAAARLNGISVNRFTIGAFIASSVLTGFSGVLIAAEQGVGQASVGMDYLLPALVGAFLGSTTIRPGRVNVWGTVVGIAILAIGIAGIQQFGGEFWVEPLFNGATLLLSITLAGYAQRRRLLNQKAVQRSPAATADKNNQKAINP; from the coding sequence ATGTCTAAAACATCTGTTAAATCAACGGCACTGGAGCAAAGAGTCAGCCTGTCGCAGGACGGCGCCGGCCCCTGGCTGATGCAGGTTCTCACCCGCTACGGCCTGCTGCTGCTGTGCGTTGCGCTGGTGGTGCTGTTTTCGCTGATCGCACCGTCCTTCGCGTCCATGCTGACGCTGCAGGCGATCCTTTCCAGCAAAGCCAAGATTGCGCTGCTGGCACTGGCGGCAACCATCCCAATGATCGTCGGCAAAATTGACCTTAACGTCGGTTTCGGCATCGTGCTGTGGCATATCCTGGCCATCACCCTGCAGGTGGAATACGGCTTTTCGTGGCAGATGGCGGTGCTGGCGGTACTGGCCCTTTCCGCGCTGTACGGCCTGTTGAACGGCATTCTGGTGGCACTGGCGGACATCGACAGCTTCGTCGCCACGCTCGGATCCGGCACCGTGCTGTATGCCATTGCGCTGTGGCACTCCGGCGGGCGGCAGATCGTCGGCGATCTGCCGGACGCTTTCATCGCCCTGCACCATACCGAGATCGGCGGGATCCCGATCGTCGCATTCTATGTGCTGATCGTTGCCGTGGTGCTGTGGTTAATCACCGAACATACCCCGCTTGGCCGCTGCATGTACGCCGTGGGCGGCAATCCGGCGGCGGCACGGCTGAACGGCATCTCGGTCAATCGCTTCACCATTGGCGCCTTTATCGCCTCCAGCGTGCTGACCGGCTTCAGTGGCGTACTGATCGCCGCCGAACAGGGCGTGGGTCAGGCCAGCGTCGGCATGGACTACCTGCTGCCGGCGCTGGTCGGCGCCTTCCTCGGCAGCACCACCATTCGCCCGGGCCGGGTTAACGTCTGGGGCACCGTGGTTGGCATTGCCATTCTGGCTATCGGCATCGCCGGTATCCAACAGTTCGGCGGTGAATTCTGGGTCGAGCCGCTGTTCAACGGCGCGACGCTGTTGCTGTCGATCACCCTGGCCGGCTATGCCCAACGCCGCCGGTTACTCAATCAAAAAGCGGTACAACGCAGCCCAGCCGCTACGGCTGATAAAAATAACCAAAAAGCGATCAATCCTTAA
- the ulaD gene encoding 3-keto-L-gulonate-6-phosphate decarboxylase UlaD codes for MSNKPRLQLALDHTRLDAALQTAERLQPHVDIIEAGTILCISAGIQAVSALRERCPQHTLVADLKVADAGGTLAQQAFGHGANWMTVICAAPLATMASALEVAQRHQGEIQIELFGRWTLEDAQQWRDLGIRQAIYHRGRDAQASGQTWSHQDLDLMKALSDLGIELSVTGGITPTDLPLFKDIAVTAFIVGRALAEAVDPLAAAGHFRSAIDDIWRS; via the coding sequence ATGAGCAATAAACCGCGCCTGCAGCTGGCGCTCGATCACACCCGGTTAGATGCCGCTCTGCAGACGGCGGAACGCCTGCAGCCGCACGTCGACATTATCGAGGCCGGCACCATTTTATGCATCAGCGCCGGTATCCAGGCGGTGAGCGCACTGCGCGAGCGCTGTCCGCAACATACGCTGGTGGCCGACCTGAAAGTGGCCGATGCCGGCGGTACGCTGGCGCAGCAGGCCTTCGGCCACGGTGCCAACTGGATGACCGTCATTTGCGCCGCCCCATTGGCCACCATGGCCAGTGCGTTGGAGGTGGCGCAACGACACCAGGGCGAGATCCAGATTGAGCTGTTCGGCCGCTGGACGTTGGAGGATGCCCAACAGTGGCGCGACCTCGGTATTCGCCAGGCGATATACCACCGTGGCCGCGACGCGCAGGCCAGCGGGCAAACCTGGAGCCATCAAGATTTGGATCTGATGAAGGCCTTGTCGGATCTGGGTATTGAGCTGTCGGTGACCGGCGGTATCACGCCGACCGATTTGCCGCTGTTTAAAGACATCGCCGTGACCGCTTTTATCGTCGGCAGAGCACTGGCAGAGGCTGTCGATCCGCTGGCCGCCGCCGGACACTTCCGCTCGGCCATTGATGACATCTGGAGAAGTTGA
- a CDS encoding substrate-binding domain-containing protein produces the protein MKRLWILPTTLLLAGAASPAWADAYLDQATAAVAKATASVTQWDGPTSGPQLQANKKIIFIASDMKNGGVQGVQEGLSEAAKAAGWKLETLDGGGSVKDQLASLNQAIAQKPDGIVIGGWNPNVAKIPLKKAIQQGIVLTAWHAVPEPGPIAKYNVFYNVTSDSNEVARIAAQYAVVQSGGKASVLIFTDSLYQIALDKANVMKEEIGKCSGCKVVEFIDTPLADTANRMPAMTFSLLQKYGDQFQYALAINDLYFDFMAPALKTAGKGGTHAPYSISAGDGSISAYQRIRSGGSQSATVPEPLKLHGWQLLDEFNRAFAKQPPSGYVTPAHLVTRDNITADGGASNLYDPQNDYQGHYKAIWGVK, from the coding sequence ATGAAACGTCTTTGGATATTACCGACTACCCTGCTGCTGGCCGGCGCGGCTTCTCCCGCCTGGGCCGATGCTTATCTGGATCAGGCCACGGCCGCGGTCGCCAAGGCGACTGCCAGCGTGACTCAGTGGGACGGACCGACCAGCGGGCCGCAGCTGCAAGCCAACAAGAAAATCATCTTTATCGCTTCGGACATGAAAAACGGCGGTGTACAAGGGGTGCAGGAAGGGCTGAGCGAAGCGGCGAAAGCCGCGGGCTGGAAGCTGGAAACCCTCGACGGCGGTGGCTCGGTGAAAGATCAGCTGGCCTCGCTCAATCAGGCCATTGCCCAAAAGCCGGACGGCATAGTGATCGGCGGCTGGAACCCTAACGTCGCCAAGATCCCGCTGAAAAAGGCCATTCAACAAGGCATAGTGCTGACGGCCTGGCACGCGGTGCCGGAGCCGGGGCCAATCGCCAAGTACAACGTGTTTTATAACGTCACCTCTGACTCGAACGAAGTGGCGCGCATTGCCGCCCAATATGCCGTGGTGCAGTCCGGCGGCAAAGCCAGCGTGCTGATCTTCACCGATTCGCTGTACCAAATCGCGCTGGACAAGGCCAACGTGATGAAAGAGGAGATCGGTAAATGCAGCGGTTGCAAGGTGGTTGAGTTTATCGATACCCCGCTGGCGGACACCGCCAACCGCATGCCCGCCATGACCTTCAGCCTGCTGCAGAAATACGGCGATCAGTTCCAGTACGCGCTGGCGATTAACGATTTGTATTTTGACTTTATGGCACCGGCACTGAAAACCGCCGGTAAGGGCGGTACCCATGCGCCATACAGCATTTCCGCCGGCGACGGCTCGATTTCGGCCTATCAGCGCATTCGTTCCGGCGGCAGCCAGTCCGCCACGGTGCCAGAACCGCTCAAGCTGCACGGCTGGCAGCTACTGGATGAGTTCAACCGCGCCTTCGCCAAACAGCCACCTTCCGGCTACGTGACTCCGGCGCACCTGGTCACCCGCGACAATATCACCGCCGACGGCGGCGCCAGTAATCTGTATGACCCGCAGAATGATTATCAGGGCCACTACAAAGCCATTTGGGGCGTGAAGTAA
- a CDS encoding MFS transporter yields the protein MNTASVSVSRSQVIPKLRWLRIVPPILITCIISYMDRVNIAFAMPGGMDDELGITASMAGLAGGIFFIGYLFLQVPGGKLAVYGNGKKFIGWSLLAWAVISVLTGLVSNQYQLLFLRFALGVSEGGMLPVVLTMISNWFPDKERGRANAIVIMFVPIAGILTAPLSGWIITAWDWRMLFLVEGALSLVVMVLWYFTISNRPQEAKWISQAEKDYLIKTLHDEQLLIKGKTVRNASLRRVLGDKIMWQLIMVNFFYQTGIYGYTLWLPTILKGLTNGNMEQVGMLAILPYIGAIFGMLIISTLSDRTGKRKVFVALPLACFAICMALSVLLKDHIWWSYAALVGCGVFIQAAAGVFWTIPPKLFNAEVAGGARGVINALGNLGGFCGPYMVGVLISLFSKDAGVYSLAVSLAIASVLALMLPNKCDQKAGAE from the coding sequence ATGAATACAGCCTCTGTTTCCGTTAGCCGCAGCCAGGTCATTCCCAAATTACGCTGGTTGAGAATAGTGCCGCCTATTCTTATTACCTGCATCATCTCCTACATGGACCGGGTGAATATTGCCTTCGCCATGCCCGGCGGCATGGACGATGAGCTAGGCATCACCGCCTCCATGGCCGGCCTGGCCGGCGGCATCTTCTTTATCGGTTATCTGTTTCTGCAGGTGCCGGGTGGCAAGCTGGCGGTGTACGGCAACGGCAAGAAATTCATCGGCTGGTCGCTGCTGGCCTGGGCGGTGATTTCGGTACTGACCGGGCTGGTCAGCAATCAATATCAGCTGTTGTTCCTGCGTTTCGCGCTGGGCGTTTCCGAGGGCGGCATGCTGCCGGTGGTGTTGACCATGATCAGCAACTGGTTCCCGGACAAGGAACGCGGCCGCGCCAACGCCATCGTGATTATGTTCGTGCCCATTGCCGGTATTCTCACCGCGCCGCTGTCCGGCTGGATCATCACCGCCTGGGACTGGCGCATGCTGTTCCTGGTGGAAGGCGCGCTGTCGCTGGTGGTGATGGTGCTGTGGTATTTCACCATCAGCAACCGCCCGCAGGAAGCCAAGTGGATTTCACAGGCTGAAAAAGACTACCTGATCAAAACGTTGCATGACGAACAGCTGCTGATCAAAGGCAAAACGGTGCGTAACGCCTCGCTGCGCCGGGTGCTGGGCGACAAGATCATGTGGCAGTTGATCATGGTGAACTTCTTCTATCAAACCGGGATCTACGGCTACACCCTGTGGCTGCCGACCATTCTCAAGGGGCTGACCAACGGCAACATGGAGCAGGTCGGCATGCTGGCCATCCTGCCCTATATCGGCGCCATCTTCGGCATGCTGATCATCTCCACCCTGTCCGATCGTACCGGCAAACGCAAAGTTTTCGTCGCATTGCCGCTGGCCTGCTTCGCCATCTGCATGGCTTTGTCGGTGCTGTTAAAGGATCACATCTGGTGGTCTTACGCGGCGCTGGTCGGCTGTGGCGTGTTTATCCAGGCCGCCGCCGGGGTGTTTTGGACCATTCCTCCCAAACTGTTTAACGCCGAAGTGGCCGGTGGGGCACGCGGCGTGATCAACGCGCTGGGTAACCTCGGTGGCTTCTGCGGCCCGTACATGGTCGGCGTCTTGATCAGCCTGTTCAGCAAGGATGCCGGTGTTTACAGCCTAGCGGTATCACTGGCCATCGCTTCGGTACTGGCGCTGATGTTGCCGAATAAATGCGACCAAAAAGCGGGGGCCGAATAA